TAACATCACAAACTGCTACCCTTATACCGAACAGTACCCTGCAAACAGCAGGGGCGACAGTAGTACCACAAAGTGGAATAGGTAACGGACAAACAACTATAATACCAAACGCATTATCATCTCAAGGCAACACTTTAATATCTTCAGGTCCAGGAACAACAATTCTTCCTCAAGGAACCATATTACCTCAATTTTGCAATGATCAGGTACTATTGGGATCGACACCGACTTTAGAAATGGTTACAGATCCATCAGGTTGCATGTATTTAACGACAACTCAACCAGTGTACTATGGCTTAGAAACGATTGTTCAAAATACGGTTATGTCATCACAACAATTTGTGTCGACAGCTATGCAAGGTGTACTTGCGCAAAATAGTAGTTTTTCTGCAACAACGACACAAGTGTTCCAAGCAAGCAAAATAGAACCAATAGTGGAAGTTCCTACAGGATATGTTGTAGTTAACAACGTAGGTGATACAGTGGTGTCTCAATCATCTAATCAAGGCCCTAATGTTGTTACAGCACATTCGGTACAGTCATCACCTCCTACTTTGAAAAATGTTAAAACTTCGGTACCTAATATTACATTGCAGCCATTGCCGGATAAACAGTCTAATAATAGCCGGCAAACTCCAAAAGTAATTCAAATGAGTTCTTCTCCTCTTAGTATTGGATCACAAGCAATTTTAAACGGGAAAGCAAATTTAAATCCAATAACGTCACAAATACATACTATGACTTTATCCAATACATCGCAAAATcttcaaaaaatcaatttttctaAACCAAACAATGTTTCTATGTCGCCAAATGTGACACTTGTGGCATCAACAGGACAACCTTTAATGGCTATTTCTCAGTCTGTTCCCAACACAGTCAATTCTTTTTCAATGCAATCCTTACCTTTATCGCAGCCGATTGTTTCAAGTTCAATAGcaccaacaaataaaaataacttaatgaaGATAGAAAATTCACATGTAATAGAAATAAGCGGCAATTTACATGAAAGTTCAAACTGTAATAGTTTACCTACTATAAGTGTGACACAAAGTATTAAGTCACCGACACCTTGGAGGCAACCTGAAAATAAGCTAGAACTGCATAATATTGCCATGAAGACTAACTCTACGCAAAATCACACgatgaatattcaaaataatattgttggcGCGAGACAGATGTCGCATAATGAAATTggaaaagaaaatcaaaattgtCTACTTTCAATGAATAATGCTGGGAATTCAATGACGAATACTATCCATTCTCATCAATTCGAATCCAACATTAATGCCAGCCACCACTCAGCGCACTCCTCTTCTAACAATATGATACAAATAACTGCTGGTAATATTTATACACCTTCATCTATGAATAGCAATTTTGATGCTGATACAACGTTAAAACTGAGTAAAATTAATGCTCTCTCAAAGGCAGAAGGTGGACATTTAAATTTCTCACAAGAATTAATGTCATCACATTCACAACAGCATGCTCAAAATGAAAAAAGTTTCCAAAGTATGGGATCAaatgataataaacaaaacaatgacatgcaaaatcaaataaatattcacaagTTAAGCAGTTGTCAAGTGGCAGGAAATATGAGCAATTCACCATCGATTAGCATTATACCACCTAATATGATACGTCCACAGAtgcaaaataatcaaaattcaaTAACTATGcctaataataatcaaatgtgCTCAATTTCTAACAGTTCTTCGCATGGCCAGGTTCAATTTATGAATTCTGTAAATACTTCCATGCAAAATGTAAATATGTCATGTCaagaaattgtaaacaataGAGTAAACATGTCAGTTTCTAGTGAAAATAATCAACAACACGAGATGGCTAATGGCGCTTTAAATACATCAAATTTGACACATGGCAATATGCAAATGATGTCACACGAAAATAATCAACTATCGTcaaatcaaatacatataatgaatgGGCAGATCCAACATAGTCGTCACGTTGAAAATAGCAATCAATTGCAGCAATTAAATCAAGGAACTTCTAATAGACAATTTCATGATAATCTTATTAGTAATCaacaaaatcataatcaaaataatatactttctaATCGAAGTACACCCGATAATAGTAACATGATAAATCAGAACATAAACATGCATAATATGGCGAATaatcatccttcaaaccgtaaTGATCTTGGAGACTTAAATCATATGCACTTGAATCAGTCTTTATCTAACATGAGTAATATGCAGAATAACAGAATGATTATCGATAATATGCAGTCACATGCTATGAATGGATCTAATCATCAAATCCATGCGAATAATAGATCTATGGAGTCTCTACATAACCAGCAAATGCACTCAATGCAGCAAATGAATCATCACGTTACCAGCAATAACAATAGAGCTCAAATGGACAACAATATGCATATGAACCAACAAATGTCAATGCAACAAAATAGACAAATGGATAATAttgttcatcatcatcaacatcaaATGTCTAATATGATGCAATTGCAAAATAATCGTCCGCATATCGACAATAATCTATTAGGAATGCATCAACATGTGTCAAATCAAATGCACAACAGGCAACAGATGGATAACGGTATGCATATGCATCATATGTCAAGTAACAATGTTAACATGGGCCTCGGAAATCAATTAGATAATACTTCCGCTATGTCGAATATACATAGCAACAGACATGATAATAGCTCTATTGGAATGCAGAATCTAAATACAATGAACCAAATGCAAAATAACAGAAATTCAATGGATCATAACAATCTAATGCAACATCAAATGAACAACATTAATTCAATGAACAATATGAATATGcataataatctaaataatactATGCAAATATCTAGCTCTAACCATCAATCTATAAACAATTCTTTGATGCATATGCCTAATATCcctgatattaaaaatgaaatacaaaattcgTGCAGTGGCAGCTGCTCAAACACAAGTAATCAGTTCACTAATAATCAATCATTTGATATGTGcgcaaatttaaattcaaataacaatATGAATATGGGAAATACTTCAAATATGATGCACGGCATGAACATGAATAAcgctaatattacaaataatatgatGATGAACAATGTGAACAATAACTCTATGTATGGGACAAACAACCAAAACAATATGTCAGGACATGATATGCTAATGAGTTGCAATAATTCTGTTGAACATAATGTGACCAATCTTATGCCTGGCAATTCTTCTCACATGATGATTAATAATTCACAGACACATACAAATAGTAACCAAAACCAGATTATGGGTGGTCAAGTACCCAGTaattcacaaataaatataaacagtagTTGTAGCTTAAATTCAAACAACGCTACGCAAACACCTATGACAAGTATAGAAAACCAGATAAATAGGAATAATATGGTAGTGAACGACCAATCCAAATTTGGGCAGGATTCAGTTCGAGGAAAAAATGTAATGGGACCACCACCAAATCCGAATATTCCAATGACAAACTTACCTAGCAGCGATTGTGCTAAATCTAATATAGTTAGCAATGAACCTAAACCAAACCACACTATATCTGTGAGTAACCAAATAGGATTTATGCAAATGAACCCTCCAAATACAAATAGAGTAATCAACCTTCCTGAAAGAAACAGAATAAACAATTCAAATCATGAAAATAATATCAGTTCACATATTCCTCAACAACATAATATTCGCGTTGTtacaaataatagtaacaataacGTTGCTAACATTACTGATCCTTTGACATATCAACAAAAGAGTGAAAGCAGCACTATGATAAATGTTCCGTTCCAAGCAATACCAAATAGCGCGCCtatgaatataaatgttaattctAGTAATAATACCGTCAACATTACGGTGCAAAACAATCTTGTCGATCCGAAGATTGCTTCAAAAGCTGCTGCTGATTTAAATTTTCCTTTACAAACGAAttctaatttattacaaaatcaaaatagtaataataatatgatttgtaTACCGGTACAGAATAATACGATTAACTTACCAACACAAAACAGTTCAAGTATAACTCTACCAAAGGCACCGCCTACTCAACAATCAGGAATACCGACTAATGTTGTAAATCCTATGTCTATGCGACCAATGAATAGAGTTTTGCCATTACACAGAGATGGACAAAGTAAGTCTACTAAAACTACAGGCTCCAAAAGTCCTGCAGTCCCAAAACAAAGGGTTGTTAGCAACGATATGCCAGATTTGAACATAAAAGATGAAAATGTTGATAGTGATCTTGAAAAAGCAATCGAAGAATCAAAAAGAATGATGGAATTGGAAAAGGCTAAGAGAGAAAAAGAAGATAGAGACGCGACGCGTGCTCTACAATTGTCCAATCAATTGCAACAACCTAACACTAGTTCCGCTTCCACGTCAGTTCCAGTTCCAGTGTCACGAGTCACTGGCCCTGTGGAGACTATTCCCAAAATGACATCTCTGCCCAGCTTAGATGTTGAACCTGAACCTCCAAAGATTTTGATCGAAAAAGATACTAACAAGACAGCCATAACATCGAAAATAGCTGCTTCCAAAATGTTAAAACGTCCATTACTTGATAAAAAACCTGACACGGATATTATTGTGacaaagaaacaaaacaaaatttataaaggCCAAGAAAACAAGTTATCACAACCTAAGCATACTCCTGAACCACCTAAAGATGACGGCCCTAAGCTCATATACGAAGTGTCATCAGAAGATGGTTTTAATTACTCTTCTTCATCCTTAACTGACCTTTGGGCCAAAGTTATAGAAGCAGTTCAAGGTGCGAGAAAACAATCGGGGCTGCCACTAATTCAATATAACTTGCCGTCTTCTCCGTCAGGGGCTCATTTACTCGGATTGAATAACAATGCTTTGAGATACCTAATTGAACAACTACCCggtgtaagtatttttttttgtaaatcttaaTCAGTGTATTTCAGTAAGTTTCAATcagttattttcttaaattatttatcgttaCAGGCAAACCGTTGTACAAAATACAAGATACGCCAAGGCCGCTTACTTAACAGTTGGGATAATGATCTAGATCTAAGCGAAGGATTCAAGGAGAGTCCCTGGGGAAGTGCACGAACGGGACCAATCGCAAGAAAGCAAAACCATGATATGTTTAGTTGGATGGCTTCCCCATTTAGAGAAGAACCTCCGCCTTTTGGTGGACAAGAAGGAGAAAGTACTATTTCaaggtaaatttaaaataacctttaaGGATTAGACTTGTTATTTTGAGTACAAGTTTTTATATCAAGATaggaattgtaaaaaaaaatatgtttatagattaatttatttcagaCGACTGGCGACGTTACCGCCAGCTATGAGATTTAGGCAGTTGAAAGAAACTTCGAAAGTATCTGTCGGCGTGTACAGATCACACATTCACGGACGTGGACTGTTTTGTAAAAGAGACATTGAAGAAGGTATAGTTAAATGCTGATTTATCAAATGGCTGTAATGTAGTCACTATACTCGCAATACAGAATTTGCCTGCTATAATTTTTCCCTTTGGATTTTGTttaactgttattattttaggtGATATGGTAATCGAATATGCTGGTGAGGTGATTCGAGCGGTACTAGCAGACCAGCGAGAGAAGAAATACGAGGCAATGAGTGGGCGTCGCGGCGTCGGTGGTTGTTACATGTTCCGCATTGATGACAACCTAGTCGTCGATGCCACACTTAAAGGAAATGCTGCGAGATTCATCAACCATTCATGTGATGTAAgcttttaatttagtaatttagtttttgagccttaaattgaaaaaaatcctTTACACACTAAGTTTATTGTAGATGGCAATTCAACAGTTAAGATATATTggttgcatttaaaaaaaaaaaaaattcacattttCGTATTaggtaataaatgtttttttttttctgttttagcCCAACTGTTATTCCCGCGTCGTTGATATTCATGGCCACAaacatatattgatatttgCTCTTCGGCGGATCACTATTGGCGAGGAACTGACCTATGATTATAAGTTTCCCTTTGAAGAAGTCAAGATACCCTGCACTTGTGGAGCCAAAAAATGCcgtaaatatttgaattgaacAACTCGTACACGATAAATATGGTTGAGTCAATTATGCTGGTCGTAAAGAGGCCAAGTGTGGTGTATGAAATATACACTGTTATGACGTGTAAGCTACCTTGATTATagtgtttttaatgtaaaaagatAACTAAGCGAAAACACAACTCTATGTTTCGGCTTAATTACTGCATAGCATAATTATAACGTAAGTACATTACTGAAATagagataattttagaaaaagtaGTCGATGTTAATATATGACAAAAGAATGTTTTATAGCAACATTTGTAACAAACTTAACTCTGAATCTTTTTATGGAATGTAAAGGTGCAGATTGAAATACTGGGTCGAGCACAATTTTCTATGTACATGTATTAGACAATATGTCCAAATCACATATCGTATATTCCCACCTCTTGACATTTGTAGTGCCACTAGAGCAATGGACACAAAAGTTTTCAACTTGAATCTTGTTATGATCTCGTTTTGAATCTACCCAGTGTTTAAAATTGTTGGATAGTGTGTTTCATTGATTttacatactttaaatatttcttattttgtgATAAGTTTTATacattgtgtaaatatttttaagttgtactgttttattaattatctgtgttGGTTAAAACATTTGTAATGGCTTGAGTGTATACCTAATATGTCTACACTTACTTTGATGTGATATGTGTTAACCCGAACCGGGGTAAATGTATGGTTAGTGGTAGTATATTTGTTCCTCATTTGTTCTTATTTTCTTGACTCGTGATCAGTTAAGTCTCGACTAACATagcatatttgtacatatttaatggaaaattagattttatgacATTAGTACATTCGAATGAAGGGTAGCAAAGTTATGAGTacaatgttacttttttttagttattttaataagtactgTATAgaaaattgttgtaaataagaGAAATTATCTGTCATAATAATATGGTTAAGCGACAAATCGTTTTATTATAGTCATAGTCTTAGGATGTACTTTATAGAATATTACataatgtgtaaataataagttatttggTGTGTGGGTTGGCTCGGAGAGGTTGTTGTCTGAGGTCAGGCGGACGCAACTACACACGCGATTGCTGTACAACTCCTAGCCACGGGTTTAACGTGAAAATGCACATTTTtagctttaatattttttcagcaCAGCTTgagttaaaaattttattttttttaaagatcaatttatatttaaatattttgtgtgtgtttttacTTAAAAAGAAACTAGAATAAAAAGCATCACATTATcatcacatgaaaatttagtccCAGTGGTTATTccaaattttacaaatttagtaATAGACCTAGATGCAGGAACAATACAGCAATAGTTTTAGAACTAAAGTTACTGCATCTATCAAGCAGTATTAACGTATTCTATAGATTAAAgccaatatattaaaaatgcaatagTTTTAGTAATACAGAATTTGTACAGCATTATACATGCaccgattattttatttatattttactgtaGATTATAAACAATGCAGTTAATCTCTCAGTACCACGGCGCCCTTTATTAACTCGTTAGGCTATTGTCTCGTCATGTTGACGAACATTTAATTCGAGGCGCATTCAAGATAAACATTCATAAATCTGtacttgtaatttttatacGGCTCCTTTTCATGCTATCCAATTTCCGACTGATCTAAAGCTTTATCACAAACAGTTGTACGATATTGTAAGCCACTTTTAGGtttccaaaaataatctttatacgTTGTTTACCTTGTTGTTTTGATGCACTCTCATTTTAAACTCAAAATCTTGTGGACTAGTctttaggaattaaatttttatatagccATACCATCAAGTATATTTTCCttagataattataatacatatttcaaacattttgaACAATAACAGTAGAAGTTGTACATCGAGTAacgataataaatatcaaagtacaggtaattttattaaatttactattaacatctattttaaatataagtttttattcaaataatattaattgaattttgtttttcatttctgtACCTTCTGTATTTGTAAAGTTTTATCTCTAGACCTGGACACTTTTTATTTtcgattgatttatttttgtaatacgtTTCAGATTATTTCCGAGTTGTATTTAATGTGATCATGCTTTAAAAATTAAGCGCATGTGCATTTTATTAGTcctgtatacaaatataaattaattaaaaagaccAAAATCACTAAGTGATAAAAGAATCAATTTTGTTtagtatattaagtgaaaatGTCTGctcttgatattattttatgttaaaaataatgcttttatttttaatgtacacATGCCATTTTGcctaatgttattataaattatattatattgctttAAAAGCACCAATTTTACAATGCATAGTTCTATGTCCTgtctatacattttattactttatttatttctatcattattttgtattgtggtaaattttaccaaaaataaaaatactaaaatgtgctttattttgttgttttattcgtcatttatttcaaaacaaaaattatgcaAACAATAAAGCGCCTACAAATACAAACCCACaagttaatattattcttttttaactcCGTCGAAAAGGAATCAATTGTAACGAGAATAAAGGGGAAATGAGGGCATTTGACAAAAGTCTACCTAATCATGTTAAAAATTCAGCTAGAAGAGTTGAAAgaagttctatttttatatttaaaaaaaaacctagtgGAAAATGACActcattttttgtatttatttatacattatacatataaaacatgtATTCGTAATTTGTGGAAATAAATAGACAaagattttataatgttttattatatttgtaaagagAGCGCCCATACATTTATAATGcaatacatgtatttattttccCAGCGCACAGTGCACGTTCCATCCGTCGCTATATCCCAAAAGTACGCCGCCGCTGTGTGTAAACCAGACCCATTTTTCTGGGTCACCGTCATTctcactaaaaataaatttgttatttgtacTTGGGGCTTGATTTAGAAGTCTGATCGTTTTGGGGAGTAATTTTTTTCTAGGCTGTGTATATTGCAAGATGTAAAATAAGTATCTTGCATTGTACACAGTATATTTACACGACGtttggaatgtttttttttattccagaaATCGCTACTGTGGGTCCCTCTCATGGTTGGCTGGGGGATTGTAACctcagacctttaaatccggctgcacttgtatttgtatatttaagttttagagcgcatataaaaaataaattagttttgtagcctaagttagtcTGTATAACATCAattttctgccagtgaaagtcccgttccagagattagtcggaacaaacatacTGACAGACAGTCAGGCAAGAGtcgttttggtatatgtaccgtatttACCTACATACCTAAGCATTTACTAAACAGCGGTTATTATAatactacaaacagacatttacattattataatactacaattttattaaatgtatatatttttttaaaattttcactcGATGCTATGGCGTTGTAGTAAGCATTTCAATATGGGCTTAACAGAGTTCACATAGAGGTCGATTAATCGATTATTTTACGTGAAATTGAAGTTCAAGTAATTTTTCAGTCAAACTATGTGTTTATATCGATACCTATTTTTGCACTCTTTATTATGaaacataatattagtaaaaaatagtGAAATAGTCTATGGCTAAATCACATTGTGTTTGATTAGTTTCAgttattaagcaaatatattttttaagaatacacaataaacaaatgaatcaaTCCTGAACCAGCTAAATATTAAGATACCTCTCCTCAGCATCACTACTACTAACACGTACTTCGTTTCTTTGGCCAAGTAGCTAGGCTGGAGGACAGCCTGGAAAAGAAGCCCGGGGAAGAGAGGTAGAGCGCCGTCTCGGTGGATAGACATAGTCAAGACGTCTAAAGGATCCAGTGCCCAGGCTTGCCTACAAATGGCACAGAATTGGAATCCTTGGAGGAAGGTGGTGCGAAGTATACAGGAGAGCCACAAGCATGGTGGTCAAGGCCCTCAGTAATGAGGAAACGACTAGGAAGAAGAAGAATTATTAAAAGACTAAAAACTCAATGGTGATAATTATATACCCTATTTTTCTACCAAGATAGCTACACAATTTTGTCGAATGagcaataaacataatttaaaaaggatCAAAAGTGTTACCCGAACTTACAaggtaattattttgattacgcGAACAACATTAATGTAACACAATCaacttactaatatatttaaatggctTGTTAAGTTTATTAAGTCTAGTCAACGTCTTTTCTGTAATAACTGTAATCCATTGTGGAACTCGAGAATGGCTATAAGTATTCCCTCCAAGACAAAATTCAATGTTATCTCTCACGATATTTTGTACTTCTTCGACGTTAAACGAAAGGTCCTGAAAAAAGGATTTTACACAAAAATGAGTTAGTTCTGGATGAGAATATATAACACTCTAGCTGTTACCCGCTTTGCGctttgaaaatatgaatatatttacaaattaacttaaaatattacattaatataagacCCCTTTGTTTACaacacttttttttcaaattaaaaagtaaact
The genomic region above belongs to Vanessa cardui chromosome 21, ilVanCard2.1, whole genome shotgun sequence and contains:
- the LOC124539045 gene encoding dynein light chain Tctex-type 1-like, which encodes MAQDDDEEDLSFNVEEVQNIVRDNIEFCLGGNTYSHSRVPQWITVITEKTLTRLNKLNKPFKYIMRMTVTQKNGSGLHTAAAYFWDIATDGTCTVRWENKYMYCIINVWALSLQI